TTAGGGAAGAATCAATGATTTGGAAGTCAGGTAGATTGGGGCCCTCAAACTCGGGTCCCCCGATTTTTTGTTGTTGGACTatacctcccatcatcccttgccacatcATGGCAgtagatgataggagttgtagctgAATAcaatctagggacccaagtttggagGACCCCTGGAATAAACTAAATTTAAACCCCTCCCTCGTTTCTGGAGGGGACAGCAAGATTCCTCACAAACGGGCCCAAGGAACACCTTTCTGCCACAACCCGTATCCTGCATTAGCAGAACTgggaaacaaaaaaggaaaatttCAGCACTGGCCGccgtctgtgtgtgtttgtgtttaacaTGGAGAGAGCCCCCCAGATAGCCACCAGGGGTTGCTTGCAGTGGTTGGAAACAATGCAGACATTATTGGCGTTGTGTTAAAGAGTCCCTTTAAAAAAGAGAAACGGTGTCAAGAGCAGCACGGAGTGAGATGGGCACAATGGGATTCCGTCTGGCTCCCATCCCCTCCCGAAACAGGCCACGTGCTCTTTCACAGAGCTTTATGTGTGGGGTGATCTGGAATGCCCCCTTCCTGAGCTGTCCCATGATCCGTTGGCTCCAGTTTCTGCTTTGTTATAAATTTCCTCGCTCGGCCCCAACCTCTCCCATCGtccaaagctgccttctactgagtcaggtggTTGCTCTGTCCAGCCCAGCAccgcctacactgactggcagcagcagattTCAGGCAGAGAGgggttcccccgccccccagtgctGTCATGCCGGCAGTTTTGCTCTGGACCTCTTCCGTGCCAAACAGACGCTCTGCCCTTGAGCAAGGGATGCTCTTGatgaacagagggagctgccttctactgagtcagacaactggtccatctagctcagtattgtctgctcggACGGGCAGCCGCACTCCAGGGTTGCAGCTGAGGGGGCCAGTCTCTGCTCTGCTTTCCAAGGTCCCGGGACCGGCAACTGAACCTAGGCCCTCTGCATGCAAACTGGCACTCCCTGCCTGAGCCATAGACCGTCCTAATGaaactgccttctgagtcagactcttggcccatctagctcagttctgaatactctgacaggcagcatctTCCCAGGGTGTTCCAGACTGCAAGCAAAGCGCAgaggctctgctgctgagctccaGTTCTGTCCCCTCattggctcccccccccttttttgtttgtGCTACTGAAAGCGGGCAAATGACTCTGGCTTTATTTCCTAATCTTGCAGGCTGATCTGGAGCCCGGGGACTTAATTGAGATCTTCCGCTTTGGATACCAGCACTGGGCCATCTATGTGGGCAACGGCTACATCATCCATCTGGCCCCACCAAGTaagaaacccgcccccccccaaaaaaacccacccccaggctttcagtagggttgccaacttatcGGGAAGGAAGCTAGCCTGtgctgctcctgtgcttttatcAGCAGCTGGGCCTACAGCCATTAGCAGGCCTGACGCTTTCTGCCCAGGGAAATCAATACGCCTTGACCCAGGCGGGCAGCTTTCTAACGAAGGGGTCTTTCTGCCCGGACTGCTGGAGATGGACTcggatgacctccaaggtcacaTGGAACTCGTAACACTCGATGAGTCCTTGGGAGCTCAACAGGATGAGAGGCTTAAGAGGGCAGGAAAGCCTTTCTAAACAGACTCTAAACACGGGAAGCCTCCTGCCTTCCAAGCTGCTTAACGGCATCATCCTGCCTGTGTGTGATGGCTGGTATTATCTCCACACTTAAAATGGCCAGAGTCCCTCTTTTTACGTCCAGGAAAGCTTGCAGGGAAAGGGCTTGGAAATACCCCAAGGTGTGCCCTACTCCCCACCCTTGTTGGCGCCTCCGGCCGATCCACCTGTCCTCTACGGAGTGTGCATCAAATGCTTCACCCTTCAGAATAAGCGGCCTCCTgttgagtcagaaccttggtaaACCTGGCTCAGGGTTGCCAACACGGTCTGGCAGCAGTCCGCCACTGAGAGGCCAGCATCCCCCAGTTCTCTGACCCCACCGCCgtgctctctcttccctcccctagcTGAATTCGCCGGGGCGGGCTGTGCCAGCCTCATGTCCACCCTGACCGACAAGGCGCTGGTGAAGAAGGAGCTTCTTGTCGCTGTCGTCGGGAAGAACCGCTACCGGGTCAACAACAAGCACGATACGAAATTGCCCCCCCTGCCGACCACCAAGATTATCCGGCGGGCCGAGGAGATGGTGGGCCGAGAGCTGCAGTACAAAGTCACCAGCGAGAACTGCGAACACTTCGTCAACGAACTGCGCTACGGTGTGGCCAAAAGCGACCAGGTGGGTGATGGGATGAACTCAAATCCCGGGGAATAAGATGAATGTCGTCggccacctccaagcagtgcaatgttttatttttcatgttcttgttttatttttacatttgtatattCCATTCTTCTACTCCTCGGAGCCCAGAgcgcagtgtacatggttatgtttctcctcgcaagaaccctgtgaggcaggttaggctgagaaagaagtgaccggcccagagtcacccagtgagtttcatggctgagtggggatttgaacttgggtcttcgtccgacactctaaccactacaccacgctggccagaCGAGAAAGCAATTTACatgtgtggagaggagagctggtctggtggtagcaagcatgacttgtccccttagctaagcagggtccaccctggttgcacatgaatgggagactagaagtatgagcactgtaagagattccccttcttaggggatggagctgctctgggaagagcagaagaaggttccaagttccctacctggcagcatctccaagagagggctgagagagattcctgcctgcaaccttggagtctgggtagacaatactgagctagatagaccagtggtctgactcagtatatagcagcttcctatgttcttttagGGAGGAAGGGAATTCCTTCAGTTCCACAATGTATTTCCAGCATTCTGACATCCCCTCAGTTCTGCTCCAAAAAGAGTTCCAGATTCAAAACGCTGGAATGGAATTTGCATGCACACCCTCAACTGTGAGAGAAACAGAGGAAGAAATAATTTCAGAAACGCACCATTTCTGgctttcagtttttaaaacagcTATTGCACAAGGGACCTTTTGCCTAGTCGTACTGTTTCTCTTTGTGCAATGTGCAATGGTGCAAATAAAAACACAACCACCATATATTATGAAACAGGGGGTGTCCTTGGGGGGGAAAGTTCATGCTTGTGTGCTTTTgctggaagaagaagaggaagaagaagaagaagaagaatctctCACACACAGCTTACAATGTTCCAGAAGTGTATTCCTAGAACAACATCATTTCAAATTCTGCTCCAGGAAACTCACCAAGGCCCGGCTGGAACTGAGCACTGTGCCTGTTGCCCTGGTCGGAGTTTTCAGTATTCTAGTTTTGCTGTGGGGACACAATTGCGACTTCCCAGGCAGGGACCTTCCCTTAGATCTTAATCTTCCCTTAGATCTTAATCCCTTATTTTCTTTCCCAGTTCAGCTGGAATTCAGAGGGCAGTGCAATGCAAGGAAAGAACCAACCGGGGAACCTTACTCTTAATTTATATAGCCTTGTCTGTGTACATGGTGCTTTCCAAAACGAGAGAGTCCAGGCGTGCAGCTCAGAAAGTGGACACACAcaggagtgggaggaggggaacctTTTCCACACGACTGGGGGTTTCTGCTTGCATGGAGGGGCTCCAGGACCCACTGActggtttccttctctccccccgccccacaggtCCGAGATGCCCTGGTGGGAGTTGGCATTGCAGGGTTGGGCTTAGCCGCTCTGGGGATCATCAGTGCTGCtgtggtgaagaagaagaagcaacagAACCAATAACAGAGACTCTGAGACTCCTGTGTCCTCATGGGTTTTCCTTTTTTTTGACTTTTTAATATTCTCTGACAGATGACGTCTAAGAAACTACCTTGCGACGCTTTGGGGCCACGATCCCAGAGACCCTCCAGCTTCTTAGCTGCTGACTGGTTCTTCAAGAGGCAAGCCAGAAGGCCTCCAGTTGAGAAGGCCATGTGAGAGCACAAGGCGGACAGGCAGCTTCTGTTTCGCAGCAGAGAGGCTGTATTCTCACCACACACAGCAGACCTCTCCTAATAACTTGCCTCTTTATGACCAGCAACTCACTGCAAAGGGCCAGTGCATAGGACTCAGGCTGGTTGAAAGCACAGCTGATTTGTCACTAGTTTCTAGTTCCACCTGGGTCTAGGACAGTCCAGGCCCCCAAGGAGATTTTTATGGGCACAGCGACTCACACAGGCTCCCGCTGCTAGAACCAAAACGCTTCCCAGATTTATTTCCCACATGGTCTTCTCAGTCTGAGGTTTCCTGGAGGGAGGTGGCCCTCTATGGACTCTGTTGGGTGTTGGACAAAAGCAGTGGTGTCTCAGAGCTCTGGCCAAGCGGGGCGGATACTGGGGGGCTCACAGGCCAGCCGGTGGGTCCTTGGCTAGTTGTGGGCTCTCTGCTGGTGCCTGACCCTGTGGGTCCCTGATGCCTCCCTGGGGCTAAGGCTGAGATACTGTGGCTTGTGTTAGGCCAGCTTGTAAATTCAGGACTTCTGGGTTCCTAACTTGGTCTTCTAGCTAAAGTGTCATTGTTGTTATATACTAGCACACTGACCATatacttttaaaatcaaaatacaaGAAACCCACATACCTTATTTTTCCAGAGTCAAAAATACAGACAATAGTTAGATGTCTGTTACACAAATGCAAACAAGTTTTAAGCTTTTTATATTCTCGCgccatcttttaaaagaaaattttcacAAGGCATCTAGTGAATTAAAAAGCATAAATAGAATTAAAAATTGAGTGCAAAACGCACCCctttggggtgattttttgggtGATGTCCCTTCAGGTTGTTGAATTTTCCTTTCTGAAATGTCTGTTTCGTTCTGCTGTTGACAGTCTCTGGACTGAAGCAGTAGTTGGCTGAGAAGCGGGTTCCAGTCCAGTCTTGTGCATCAAACTTCCTGTTTGTAGAAAAATGGAGGTTTGTTTCCACAGGAGGGCATTTCAGGGGCTGCTGACTCAGCAATCCTGATGGAATTCGGAGGCCTTCCAGCCGCCCCTTTGCTGACTCTGCGCATCCGTGGACCGTTCGTATCCACTGGAAGTGCTGCCAGAAAACCAGAAGCATCAGTGAGTTAAGCAGGTGGTTAGGCTTAGGTTAgggtatgcatgtatttatttattcagtttgtaTGCCTCCTCTTTAAAGAAATCCGAAGATGGTCTTCAAAAgctaaaatacagtaaaactccatAAAGGAAGCTGTCATTCTTAGCATCGATGTCTGCAAAATATGTGTTTACTCCATGGCATTCTGGTTAATTTCTATGATACAGAAGGAAAGAGATTCATTTTGGAGTGGCGGGGAATGGGATGGGGTGATTTTGATGCCGAGAAGTgacgcaggggtgtgtgtgtagagagagaaatATTGTTAAAGTGAGAGgtcaggtccctgccctgaggggcttacagtctagaaaaagagacaaaagggaagcaacagaggaaggggatGTGCTATGGCAGTTGCCAACTGCTCAAAATGAGTGTGGTGTATGTTTGATATTTTTCAACATAACTCAgaggaaagaaaataaataatccaGTTTTCAACATCAATAAGGAACAGCGTAGTGTTTGAAGGAAGGCTTTTTCAACTACAAAGAGACCCAATGAAAGGAACCAGGGCTGTGTGTAACTTGtactaaaattaaaatttaaacccTGTGCCCAGTTATCCCCCGTTTTGTGCTTAGAAAAAGTGATTTCTTCAACTTGTATTCCATATTGTGCCTACTGGCAGAATTGTTCTCGctttgcagtttttaaaaacagttctgCAGACTGTGGTCTGGTTTTGCTGGCTGCGCAGAGGGGCAGGGAACACACGCAAGGCATTTAATGCTCGCTTCCAGCCTCCTCTGTGGATTGTAATGAGTCACTTCTCTGGTTCCTGAGACTGCAGCAAGACAGTGGCCACTCAAGGATATCTTCACTGCCACAAGGGCTAGAAGtttgaaaaaataaatgaaagagaGCCACGCGTCTCAGGAAACTGCACTCCATCCCACCGTCTGTGGGGTGCAGCATATGAACAGCCCTGAC
The Hemicordylus capensis ecotype Gifberg chromosome 14, rHemCap1.1.pri, whole genome shotgun sequence genome window above contains:
- the LOC128337516 gene encoding phospholipase A and acyltransferase 3-like isoform X3 — encoded protein: MDVKKKTNHRFSEPNLPNLADLEPGDLIEIFRFGYQHWAIYVGNGYIIHLAPPTEFAGAGCASLMSTLTDKALVKKELLVAVVGKNRYRVNNKHDTKLPPLPTTKIIRRAEEMVGRELQYKVTSENCEHFVNELRYGVAKSDQVRDALVGVGIAGLGLAALGIISAAVVKKKKQQNQ
- the LOC128337516 gene encoding phospholipase A and acyltransferase 3-like isoform X2, with the translated sequence MALFCVVEGVHLDPASAVAYGTMDVKKKTNHRFSEPNLPNLADLEPGDLIEIFRFGYQHWAIYVGNGYIIHLAPPTEFAGAGCASLMSTLTDKALVKKELLVAVVGKNRYRVNNKHDTKLPPLPTTKIIRRAEEMVGRELQYKVTSENCEHFVNELRYGVAKSDQVRDALVGVGIAGLGLAALGIISAAVVKKKKQQNQ